In one window of Brassica rapa cultivar Chiifu-401-42 chromosome A07, CAAS_Brap_v3.01, whole genome shotgun sequence DNA:
- the LOC117126768 gene encoding probable protein S-acyltransferase 3 isoform X2, which yields MQRERMSKKKSSQVHCISSHDHILMMASTSKHIPEIRLYKAWKGNNVIIYSLPEANNITCFLLFKYDYMIMLLLHQRFFCGGRLIFGPDVNSLFLTSFLIGAPALTFCIRMLVWIQKDDPIFNYTVTSAFILTLLVFTFLFLTSARDPGIIPRNKTSVNLEDSSNSSLTQSMEWVNNKTPHLKIPRTKDVFVNGYTIKVKFCETCLLYRPPRASDCSICNNCVQRFDHHCPWVGQCIAHRNYPVFICFISTSTLLCIYIFAFSWINLIRQPVRLWSTMFHDIISVILIIYSFVSIWFVGGLTIFHVYLMSTNQTTYENFRSRYDKKENPYKRGLLKNVKEVLFAKIPPSQLDLRAMVPEEDDGSEYESEYSSSIIYDNEKGGKLPKRVSPEKLNLDNIDISNEYKRAKDDASSELDPSFFSSQLDLPK from the exons ATGCAGAGGGAGAGAATGAGCAAGAAGAAGAGTAGTCAGGTTCATTGTATTTCCTCTCATGATCATATTCTCATGATGGCTTCAACTTCAAAACACATTCCTGAGATCAGATTGTACAAAGCCTGGAAGGGTAACAACGTAATAATATATTCTTTACCTGAAGCCAATAATATTACATGTTTCCTCCTATtcaaatatgattatatgattATGCTTTTGTTGCACCAGAGATTTTTCTGTGGTGGGAGACTAATCTTTGGTCCTGATGTTAACTCTCTCTTCCTAACCTCTTTCTTGATTGGAGCCCCTGCCCTTACATTCTGCATAAGGATGCTCGTGTGGATTCAAAAAGACGATCCTATCTTCAACTACACCGTTACTTCAGCATTTATCCTCACCCTCTTG GTGTTTACGTTTCTATTCTTGACATCAGCTAGAGATCCAGGAATCATCCCAAGAAATAAAACATCAGTAAATCTTGAAGATAGCTCAAATAGTTCCTTGACACAGTCTATGGAATGGGTCAACAACAAAACTCCTCATCTCAAGATTCCTAGAACAAAAGACGTTTTCGTTAACGGCTACACTATCAAAGTCAAGTTCTGTGAGACTTGTTTGCTCTACCGTCCACCACGTGCATCAGACTGCTCCATATGTAACAACTGTGTCCAACGCTTTGATCACCATTGTCCATGGGTTGGACAATGCATTGCCCAT AGAAACTACCCGGTCTTCATCTGCTTCATCTCAACGTCAACATTGTTATGCATATACATCTTTGCGTTCTCATGGATCAATCTAATCCGACAGCCTGTGAGATTGTGGAGTACAATGTTTCATGACATAATCTCTGTCATTCTCATCATCTATTCATTCGTTTCTATCTGGTTCGTTGGTGGCCTTACCATTTTCCACGTCTATCTTATGTCTACAAATCAG ACAACTTATGAGAATTTTCGGTCCCGTTATGATAAGAAAGAAAACCCTTACAAGAGAGGGTTGCTGAAGAACGTTAAAGAAGTGTTGTTCGCCAAGATCCCACCTTCTCAACTAGATCTCAGAGCAATGGTCCCAGAAGAAGATGACGGATCTGAGTATGAGTCAGAGTATAGCTCTTCCATCATATATGATAATGAAAAGGGAGGCAAACTCCCTAAAAGGGTGAGCCCGGAGAAACTTAACTTAGATAATATTGACATTAGCAATGAATACAAGAGAGCTAAAGATGATGCTTCTTCTGAGCTTGATCCTTCTTTCTTCTCATCTCAACTAGACTTGCCTAAGTAA
- the LOC117126768 gene encoding probable protein S-acyltransferase 3 isoform X1 yields MQRERMSKKKSSQVHCISSHDHILMMASTSKHIPEIRLYKAWKGNNVIIYSLPEANNITCFLLFKYDYMIMLLLHQRFFCGGRLIFGPDVNSLFLTSFLIGAPALTFCIRMLVWIQKDDPIFNYTVTSAFILTLLVFTFLFLTSARDPGIIPRNKTSVNLEDSSNSSLTQSMEWVNNKTPHLKIPRTKDVFVNGYTIKVKFCETCLLYRPPRASDCSICNNCVQRFDHHCPWVGQCIAHRNYPVFICFISTSTLLCIYIFAFSWINLIRQPVRLWSTMFHDIISVILIIYSFVSIWFVGGLTIFHVYLMSTNQVKHLAIPLGTYLKILLSNIFLCVVSVFWQTTYENFRSRYDKKENPYKRGLLKNVKEVLFAKIPPSQLDLRAMVPEEDDGSEYESEYSSSIIYDNEKGGKLPKRVSPEKLNLDNIDISNEYKRAKDDASSELDPSFFSSQLDLPK; encoded by the exons ATGCAGAGGGAGAGAATGAGCAAGAAGAAGAGTAGTCAGGTTCATTGTATTTCCTCTCATGATCATATTCTCATGATGGCTTCAACTTCAAAACACATTCCTGAGATCAGATTGTACAAAGCCTGGAAGGGTAACAACGTAATAATATATTCTTTACCTGAAGCCAATAATATTACATGTTTCCTCCTATtcaaatatgattatatgattATGCTTTTGTTGCACCAGAGATTTTTCTGTGGTGGGAGACTAATCTTTGGTCCTGATGTTAACTCTCTCTTCCTAACCTCTTTCTTGATTGGAGCCCCTGCCCTTACATTCTGCATAAGGATGCTCGTGTGGATTCAAAAAGACGATCCTATCTTCAACTACACCGTTACTTCAGCATTTATCCTCACCCTCTTG GTGTTTACGTTTCTATTCTTGACATCAGCTAGAGATCCAGGAATCATCCCAAGAAATAAAACATCAGTAAATCTTGAAGATAGCTCAAATAGTTCCTTGACACAGTCTATGGAATGGGTCAACAACAAAACTCCTCATCTCAAGATTCCTAGAACAAAAGACGTTTTCGTTAACGGCTACACTATCAAAGTCAAGTTCTGTGAGACTTGTTTGCTCTACCGTCCACCACGTGCATCAGACTGCTCCATATGTAACAACTGTGTCCAACGCTTTGATCACCATTGTCCATGGGTTGGACAATGCATTGCCCAT AGAAACTACCCGGTCTTCATCTGCTTCATCTCAACGTCAACATTGTTATGCATATACATCTTTGCGTTCTCATGGATCAATCTAATCCGACAGCCTGTGAGATTGTGGAGTACAATGTTTCATGACATAATCTCTGTCATTCTCATCATCTATTCATTCGTTTCTATCTGGTTCGTTGGTGGCCTTACCATTTTCCACGTCTATCTTATGTCTACAAATCAGGTAAAACACTTAGCTATACCATTAGGAACATACTTGAAAATCTTGTTATCTAACATCTTTCTTTGTGTTGTGTCTGTTTTTTGGCAGACAACTTATGAGAATTTTCGGTCCCGTTATGATAAGAAAGAAAACCCTTACAAGAGAGGGTTGCTGAAGAACGTTAAAGAAGTGTTGTTCGCCAAGATCCCACCTTCTCAACTAGATCTCAGAGCAATGGTCCCAGAAGAAGATGACGGATCTGAGTATGAGTCAGAGTATAGCTCTTCCATCATATATGATAATGAAAAGGGAGGCAAACTCCCTAAAAGGGTGAGCCCGGAGAAACTTAACTTAGATAATATTGACATTAGCAATGAATACAAGAGAGCTAAAGATGATGCTTCTTCTGAGCTTGATCCTTCTTTCTTCTCATCTCAACTAGACTTGCCTAAGTAA
- the LOC117126768 gene encoding probable protein S-acyltransferase 3 isoform X4 gives MQRERMSKKKSSQVHCISSHDHILMMASTSKHIPEIRLYKAWKGNNRFFCGGRLIFGPDVNSLFLTSFLIGAPALTFCIRMLVWIQKDDPIFNYTVTSAFILTLLVFTFLFLTSARDPGIIPRNKTSVNLEDSSNSSLTQSMEWVNNKTPHLKIPRTKDVFVNGYTIKVKFCETCLLYRPPRASDCSICNNCVQRFDHHCPWVGQCIAHRNYPVFICFISTSTLLCIYIFAFSWINLIRQPVRLWSTMFHDIISVILIIYSFVSIWFVGGLTIFHVYLMSTNQTTYENFRSRYDKKENPYKRGLLKNVKEVLFAKIPPSQLDLRAMVPEEDDGSEYESEYSSSIIYDNEKGGKLPKRVSPEKLNLDNIDISNEYKRAKDDASSELDPSFFSSQLDLPK, from the exons ATGCAGAGGGAGAGAATGAGCAAGAAGAAGAGTAGTCAGGTTCATTGTATTTCCTCTCATGATCATATTCTCATGATGGCTTCAACTTCAAAACACATTCCTGAGATCAGATTGTACAAAGCCTGGAAGGGTAACAAC AGATTTTTCTGTGGTGGGAGACTAATCTTTGGTCCTGATGTTAACTCTCTCTTCCTAACCTCTTTCTTGATTGGAGCCCCTGCCCTTACATTCTGCATAAGGATGCTCGTGTGGATTCAAAAAGACGATCCTATCTTCAACTACACCGTTACTTCAGCATTTATCCTCACCCTCTTG GTGTTTACGTTTCTATTCTTGACATCAGCTAGAGATCCAGGAATCATCCCAAGAAATAAAACATCAGTAAATCTTGAAGATAGCTCAAATAGTTCCTTGACACAGTCTATGGAATGGGTCAACAACAAAACTCCTCATCTCAAGATTCCTAGAACAAAAGACGTTTTCGTTAACGGCTACACTATCAAAGTCAAGTTCTGTGAGACTTGTTTGCTCTACCGTCCACCACGTGCATCAGACTGCTCCATATGTAACAACTGTGTCCAACGCTTTGATCACCATTGTCCATGGGTTGGACAATGCATTGCCCAT AGAAACTACCCGGTCTTCATCTGCTTCATCTCAACGTCAACATTGTTATGCATATACATCTTTGCGTTCTCATGGATCAATCTAATCCGACAGCCTGTGAGATTGTGGAGTACAATGTTTCATGACATAATCTCTGTCATTCTCATCATCTATTCATTCGTTTCTATCTGGTTCGTTGGTGGCCTTACCATTTTCCACGTCTATCTTATGTCTACAAATCAG ACAACTTATGAGAATTTTCGGTCCCGTTATGATAAGAAAGAAAACCCTTACAAGAGAGGGTTGCTGAAGAACGTTAAAGAAGTGTTGTTCGCCAAGATCCCACCTTCTCAACTAGATCTCAGAGCAATGGTCCCAGAAGAAGATGACGGATCTGAGTATGAGTCAGAGTATAGCTCTTCCATCATATATGATAATGAAAAGGGAGGCAAACTCCCTAAAAGGGTGAGCCCGGAGAAACTTAACTTAGATAATATTGACATTAGCAATGAATACAAGAGAGCTAAAGATGATGCTTCTTCTGAGCTTGATCCTTCTTTCTTCTCATCTCAACTAGACTTGCCTAAGTAA
- the LOC117126768 gene encoding probable protein S-acyltransferase 3 isoform X3 — protein MQRERMSKKKSSQVHCISSHDHILMMASTSKHIPEIRLYKAWKGNNRFFCGGRLIFGPDVNSLFLTSFLIGAPALTFCIRMLVWIQKDDPIFNYTVTSAFILTLLVFTFLFLTSARDPGIIPRNKTSVNLEDSSNSSLTQSMEWVNNKTPHLKIPRTKDVFVNGYTIKVKFCETCLLYRPPRASDCSICNNCVQRFDHHCPWVGQCIAHRNYPVFICFISTSTLLCIYIFAFSWINLIRQPVRLWSTMFHDIISVILIIYSFVSIWFVGGLTIFHVYLMSTNQVKHLAIPLGTYLKILLSNIFLCVVSVFWQTTYENFRSRYDKKENPYKRGLLKNVKEVLFAKIPPSQLDLRAMVPEEDDGSEYESEYSSSIIYDNEKGGKLPKRVSPEKLNLDNIDISNEYKRAKDDASSELDPSFFSSQLDLPK, from the exons ATGCAGAGGGAGAGAATGAGCAAGAAGAAGAGTAGTCAGGTTCATTGTATTTCCTCTCATGATCATATTCTCATGATGGCTTCAACTTCAAAACACATTCCTGAGATCAGATTGTACAAAGCCTGGAAGGGTAACAAC AGATTTTTCTGTGGTGGGAGACTAATCTTTGGTCCTGATGTTAACTCTCTCTTCCTAACCTCTTTCTTGATTGGAGCCCCTGCCCTTACATTCTGCATAAGGATGCTCGTGTGGATTCAAAAAGACGATCCTATCTTCAACTACACCGTTACTTCAGCATTTATCCTCACCCTCTTG GTGTTTACGTTTCTATTCTTGACATCAGCTAGAGATCCAGGAATCATCCCAAGAAATAAAACATCAGTAAATCTTGAAGATAGCTCAAATAGTTCCTTGACACAGTCTATGGAATGGGTCAACAACAAAACTCCTCATCTCAAGATTCCTAGAACAAAAGACGTTTTCGTTAACGGCTACACTATCAAAGTCAAGTTCTGTGAGACTTGTTTGCTCTACCGTCCACCACGTGCATCAGACTGCTCCATATGTAACAACTGTGTCCAACGCTTTGATCACCATTGTCCATGGGTTGGACAATGCATTGCCCAT AGAAACTACCCGGTCTTCATCTGCTTCATCTCAACGTCAACATTGTTATGCATATACATCTTTGCGTTCTCATGGATCAATCTAATCCGACAGCCTGTGAGATTGTGGAGTACAATGTTTCATGACATAATCTCTGTCATTCTCATCATCTATTCATTCGTTTCTATCTGGTTCGTTGGTGGCCTTACCATTTTCCACGTCTATCTTATGTCTACAAATCAGGTAAAACACTTAGCTATACCATTAGGAACATACTTGAAAATCTTGTTATCTAACATCTTTCTTTGTGTTGTGTCTGTTTTTTGGCAGACAACTTATGAGAATTTTCGGTCCCGTTATGATAAGAAAGAAAACCCTTACAAGAGAGGGTTGCTGAAGAACGTTAAAGAAGTGTTGTTCGCCAAGATCCCACCTTCTCAACTAGATCTCAGAGCAATGGTCCCAGAAGAAGATGACGGATCTGAGTATGAGTCAGAGTATAGCTCTTCCATCATATATGATAATGAAAAGGGAGGCAAACTCCCTAAAAGGGTGAGCCCGGAGAAACTTAACTTAGATAATATTGACATTAGCAATGAATACAAGAGAGCTAAAGATGATGCTTCTTCTGAGCTTGATCCTTCTTTCTTCTCATCTCAACTAGACTTGCCTAAGTAA
- the LOC103846009 gene encoding alpha-L-arabinofuranosidase 2 isoform X2, whose protein sequence is MNALLLAKPAVLKKNLAMMDMECSLKFLTSIFLILFLLGSYSAYENVRLVDAREDNEKHYVTLQVDASNATGRPIPETLFGIFFEEINHAGAGGLWAELVSNRGFEAGGQIIPSSIWPWSIIGDESTISVVTDRSSCFERNKIALRMEVLCNSSGCPSEGVGVYNPGYWGMNIEEGKKYKVTLYVRSTGDIDVSVSLTSSNGSLTLASEQIIALASEVSKWTKKEMLLEANGTDDGARLQLTTTKNGSIWFDQVSAMPVDTYKGHGFRNDLFQMMVDLKPRFIRFPGGCYVEGAWLSNAFHWKETVGAWEERPGHFGDVWKYWTDDGLGHFEFFQLAEDLGAAPIWVFNSGISHHDQVETARIMPFVQEALDGIEFARGDANSTWGSVRAAMGHPKPFGLKYVAVGNEDCWQKYTYYKGNYLVFYNAIKKAYPDIKIISNCDGSSQPLDHPADYYDFHVYKPSKELFSMSHKFDNTSRDGPKAFVSEYAAKSETDANKGNLLAALGEAGFLLGLEKNSDVVGMVSYAPLFLNTNDRRYVSETIVIYNNFNKRCLLKNLHGAVSCYRSYRARTVQPV, encoded by the exons ATGAACGCCTTATTGCTAGCAAAGCCTGCCGTATTGAAAAAGA ATTTGGCGATGATGGACATGGAGTGTTCTCTGAAGTTTCTGACAAGTATTTTCCTGATATTATTTCTCCTTGGCTCTTATTCTGCTTACGAGAATGTTCGTCTTGTTGATGCTCGAGAAGACAACGAAAAACATTATGTGACACTGCAAGTAGATGCTTCCAACGCCACAGGACGACCCATTCCTGAAACCCTTTTTGGGATCTTCTTTGAG GAAATCAATCATGCTGGAGCAGGTGGACTGTGGGCTGAACTTGTTAGCAACAGAG GATTTGAAGCTGGTGGACAAATCATTCCTTCCAGTATCTGGCCTTGGTCAATTATTGGAGATGAATCAACCATATCTGTAGTTACAGACCGCTCTTCATGTTTTGAGCGCAACAAAATTGCACTTAGAATGGAAGTGCTTTGTAACAGCAGTGGTTGTCCATCAGAAGGAGTCGGGGTTTATAACCCGGGTTACTGGGGCATG aacatTGAAGAAGGAAAGAAATACAAAGTGACCCTTTATGTGCGTTCCACTGGGGACATCGATGTGTCTGTGTCTTTGACAAGCTCGAATGGATCACTAACTCTTGCATCAGAGCAGATTAT AGCTTTGGCTTCTGAGGTTTCAAAATGGACAAAGAAGGAAATGCTTTTGGAGGCAAATGGAACAGATGATGGTGCAAGGCTTCAATTGACAACTACCAAAAATGGTTCAATCTGGTTTGATCAAGTCTCAGCCATGCCTGTGGATACTTATAAG GGACATGGTTTTAGGAATGATCTTTTCCAAATGATGGTTGATCTCAAACCTCGTTTCATCCGTTTCCCTG GTGGTTGTTATGTGGAGGGTGCTTGGTTAAGCAACGCATTCCACTGGAAAGAAACCGTGGGAGCTTGGGAAGAGAGGCCTGGCCACTTTGGTGATGTTTGGAAGTACTGGACTGATGATGGTCTTGGCCACTTTGAGTTCTTCCAA CTGGCTGAAGATCTCGGTGCAGCTCCAATATGGGTGTTTAACAGTG GAATCAGTCATCATGATCAAGTTGAAACCGCACGTATCATGCCGTTTGTTCAA gAAGCGCTAGATGGTATTGAGTTTGCTCGTGGTGATGCTAATTCAACATGGGGATCAGTTCGAGCTGCAATGGGACATCCAAAGCCTTTTGGCCTTAAATATGTTGCTGTTGGGAATGAAGATTGTTGGCAGAAATACACATACtacaaag gAAACTACCTTGTGTTCTATAATGCTATCAAGAAAGCCTATCCAGACATCAAAATCATCTCCAACTGCGATGGATCGTCTCAACCACTCGATCACCCCGCTGATTACTATGATTTTCAC gttTATAAACCTTCCAAGGAGTTGTTTTCCATGTCCCATAAGTTTGACAATACATCGCGTGATGGTCCAAAG GCTTTCGTTAGTGAATACGCTGCAAAGAGCGAAACAGATGCTAATAAGGGAAACCTTCTAGCCGCTCTTGGTGAAGCAGGTTTCCTCCTTGGTTTGGAAAAGAACAG TGATGTTGTAGGAATGGTAAGCTATGCACCTCTCTTCCTTAACACAAACGACAGAAGgtatgt ATCAGAAACCATAGTAATCTACAACAATTTCAACAAGCGCTGTCTGCTCAAGAATTTGCATGGAGCTGTTTCTTGCTACAGAAGTTATCGAGCTCGAACAGTCCAGCCTGTATAA
- the LOC103846009 gene encoding alpha-L-arabinofuranosidase 2 isoform X1 — translation MNALLLAKPAVLKKNLAMMDMECSLKFLTSIFLILFLLGSYSAYENVRLVDAREDNEKHYVTLQVDASNATGRPIPETLFGIFFEEINHAGAGGLWAELVSNRGFEAGGQIIPSSIWPWSIIGDESTISVVTDRSSCFERNKIALRMEVLCNSSGCPSEGVGVYNPGYWGMNIEEGKKYKVTLYVRSTGDIDVSVSLTSSNGSLTLASEQIIALASEVSKWTKKEMLLEANGTDDGARLQLTTTKNGSIWFDQVSAMPVDTYKGHGFRNDLFQMMVDLKPRFIRFPGGCYVEGAWLSNAFHWKETVGAWEERPGHFGDVWKYWTDDGLGHFEFFQLAEDLGAAPIWVFNSGISHHDQVETARIMPFVQEALDGIEFARGDANSTWGSVRAAMGHPKPFGLKYVAVGNEDCWQKYTYYKGNYLVFYNAIKKAYPDIKIISNCDGSSQPLDHPADYYDFHVYKPSKELFSMSHKFDNTSRDGPKAFVSEYAAKSETDANKGNLLAALGEAGFLLGLEKNSDVVGMVSYAPLFLNTNDRRWIPDAIVFNSSHLYGTPSYWVQQFFTESSGATLLSSTMEGNSSYVEASAISFQSNGSDYIQIKAVNFANVTVELKVKMTGLESSNTKVSAKKKKVLTSASVMDENSFSNPEMIAPQETLVVMPETFVLAPYSFSSFDI, via the exons ATGAACGCCTTATTGCTAGCAAAGCCTGCCGTATTGAAAAAGA ATTTGGCGATGATGGACATGGAGTGTTCTCTGAAGTTTCTGACAAGTATTTTCCTGATATTATTTCTCCTTGGCTCTTATTCTGCTTACGAGAATGTTCGTCTTGTTGATGCTCGAGAAGACAACGAAAAACATTATGTGACACTGCAAGTAGATGCTTCCAACGCCACAGGACGACCCATTCCTGAAACCCTTTTTGGGATCTTCTTTGAG GAAATCAATCATGCTGGAGCAGGTGGACTGTGGGCTGAACTTGTTAGCAACAGAG GATTTGAAGCTGGTGGACAAATCATTCCTTCCAGTATCTGGCCTTGGTCAATTATTGGAGATGAATCAACCATATCTGTAGTTACAGACCGCTCTTCATGTTTTGAGCGCAACAAAATTGCACTTAGAATGGAAGTGCTTTGTAACAGCAGTGGTTGTCCATCAGAAGGAGTCGGGGTTTATAACCCGGGTTACTGGGGCATG aacatTGAAGAAGGAAAGAAATACAAAGTGACCCTTTATGTGCGTTCCACTGGGGACATCGATGTGTCTGTGTCTTTGACAAGCTCGAATGGATCACTAACTCTTGCATCAGAGCAGATTAT AGCTTTGGCTTCTGAGGTTTCAAAATGGACAAAGAAGGAAATGCTTTTGGAGGCAAATGGAACAGATGATGGTGCAAGGCTTCAATTGACAACTACCAAAAATGGTTCAATCTGGTTTGATCAAGTCTCAGCCATGCCTGTGGATACTTATAAG GGACATGGTTTTAGGAATGATCTTTTCCAAATGATGGTTGATCTCAAACCTCGTTTCATCCGTTTCCCTG GTGGTTGTTATGTGGAGGGTGCTTGGTTAAGCAACGCATTCCACTGGAAAGAAACCGTGGGAGCTTGGGAAGAGAGGCCTGGCCACTTTGGTGATGTTTGGAAGTACTGGACTGATGATGGTCTTGGCCACTTTGAGTTCTTCCAA CTGGCTGAAGATCTCGGTGCAGCTCCAATATGGGTGTTTAACAGTG GAATCAGTCATCATGATCAAGTTGAAACCGCACGTATCATGCCGTTTGTTCAA gAAGCGCTAGATGGTATTGAGTTTGCTCGTGGTGATGCTAATTCAACATGGGGATCAGTTCGAGCTGCAATGGGACATCCAAAGCCTTTTGGCCTTAAATATGTTGCTGTTGGGAATGAAGATTGTTGGCAGAAATACACATACtacaaag gAAACTACCTTGTGTTCTATAATGCTATCAAGAAAGCCTATCCAGACATCAAAATCATCTCCAACTGCGATGGATCGTCTCAACCACTCGATCACCCCGCTGATTACTATGATTTTCAC gttTATAAACCTTCCAAGGAGTTGTTTTCCATGTCCCATAAGTTTGACAATACATCGCGTGATGGTCCAAAG GCTTTCGTTAGTGAATACGCTGCAAAGAGCGAAACAGATGCTAATAAGGGAAACCTTCTAGCCGCTCTTGGTGAAGCAGGTTTCCTCCTTGGTTTGGAAAAGAACAG TGATGTTGTAGGAATGGTAAGCTATGCACCTCTCTTCCTTAACACAAACGACAGAAG gTGGATTCCAGATGCTATAGTTTTCAACTCGTCTCATTTGTATGGAACACCAAGCTATTGGGTCCAACAGTTCTTCACAGAGTCAAGTGGAGCAACTCTTCTCAGCTCTACTATGGAGGGAAACTCTTCTTATGTTGAAGCATCTGCCATATCCTTCCAAAGCAATGGCTCTGATTACATACAGATTAAG gCTGTTAACTTTGCAAACGTGACAGTAGAGCTGAAGGTAAAGATGACTGGATTGGAGTCGAGCAACACGAAAGTTTctgcaaaaaagaagaaagtacTTACATCTGCCAGTGTGATGGATGAGAACTCCTTCTCCAACCCAGAGATG ATTGCGCCACAAGAAACCTTGGTGGTGATGCCCGAGACGTTTGTTCTCGCGCCCTACTCCTTTTCATCATTCGACATTTAG
- the LOC103846005 gene encoding translation initiation factor IF3-1, mitochondrial, giving the protein MAVWRIITRSYLKYASTQLTRNYTQSCLATSLTHVVKQTKLSSFDIPHSDISRKPSKLFDNVRLFATSAQTRKKEEEVESDGPRLNDKITAETVRLVSEEGHCIVSLKEALRRAKELKHDLIEVQRDANPPVCKIADYAHEKYKKAQVGKERAKAKRAEVTIRPEVKEIRFTPKIDAKDLKFKAKQALKLMESGYRVKCHAVPDKDKKKELEPEKLLELLSRFTCYIKDALVEFGPEADKCNAVVVVRHAKFGPPKKGKAIKLKEMNIKTAAKIKDDSPKLDSSEADDDQGVVIEETPEPVKIQNRYAKSEPSNDFSGGRDAKRVEPQAPERPRFQNQQPNGRFDPQSPNQPPGPPRPRFPNQQPAGRFDPQSPSPTQPRFPNQQHAERLDAQSPSQPPSPQRPRFPDRGPNQQPSGPSPDSHLDRQGPPPRFQNQYPNQQATGRFGVQPPKPPPRSPPPPRPPTRLPNETSNQQPTGPGRATGEAPSYGIFSTPNTK; this is encoded by the exons ATGGCTGTTTGGCGTATAATCACTCGGTCGTACCTCAAGTACGCGTCAACACAACTAACCAGGAACTACACTCAATCCTGTCTTGCTACCTCTCTCACTCATGTCGTGAAGCAGACAAAGTTGTCTTCTTTCGACATCCCTCATTCAGACATCTCTAGAAAGCCTTCTAAACTCTTTGATAATGTCAGGTTGTTTGCCACGTCAGCTCAG ACAAGGAAGAAGGAGGAGGAAGTTGAATCTGATGGTCCACGTCTCAATGACAAGATTACTGCCGAGACTGTTAGATTGGTTTCAGAGGAAG GACACTGCATTGTATCATTGAAGGAAGCTCTCAGACGGGCTAAGGAGCTCAAGCATGACTTAATTGAG GTCCAGAGAGATGCTAACCCACCAGTGTGTAAAATTGCAGACTACGCCCATGAGAAGTACAAAAAGGCTCAAGTAGGAAAGGAGCGTGCTAAGGCCAAG AGGGCTGAAGTAACCATTCGACCTGAGGTCAAGGAAATTCGATTTACTCCAAAGATT GATGCAAAGGACTTAAAGTTCAAAGCAAAGCAAGCATTGAAACTGATGGAAAGCGGATATCGTGTGAAG TGCCATGCAGTTCCTGACAAGGACAAGAAGAAGGAGCTTGAACCAGAGAAGCTGCTTGAGTTATTATCTCGCTTCACTTGTTAT ATCAAAGACGCACTTGTAGAGTTTGGGCCAGAGGCGGATAAATGTAACGCTGTTGTGGTAGTTAGACACGCCAAGTTTGGACCGCCCAAGAAAGGAAAGGCGATAAAACTCAAGGAGATGAACATAAAAACTGCAGCAAAAATAAAAGACGATTCACCAAAGCTTGACAGTTCAGAAGCTGATGATGATCAGGGAGTAGTTATAGAGGAGACACCAGAACCAGTTAAAATCCAGAACAGGTATGCAAAAAGTGAACCGAGCAATGACTTCTCAGGAGGTAGAGATGCAAAACGGGTTGAACCCCAGGCTCCAGAACGTCCTCGGTTCCAAAACCAACAACCCAATGGGCGGTTCGATCCTCAGTCTCCAAACCAGCCTCCAGGTCCACCACGGCCTCGGTTCCCAAACCAACAACCTGCTGGGAGGTTTGATCCTCAGTCTCCTAGTCCAACACAGCCTCGGTTCCCAAACCAACAACATGCTGAGCGGTTGGATGCTCAGTCTCCAAGCCAGCCTCCAAGTCCACAACGGCCTCGGTTCCCAGACCGAGGTCCAAATCAGCAACCCTCTGGGCCGTCTCCAGACAGCCACCTTGACCGGCAAGGTCCTCCACCTCGATTCCAAAACCAGTATCCAAATCAACAAGCTACTGGTCGGTTTGGAGTCCAGCCACCAAAGCCGCCGCCCcgatcaccaccaccaccacgtcCACCAACCCGGTTGCCAAATGAAACTTCGAACCAACAACCTACAGGCCCTGGAAGAGCTACTGGTGAGGCTCCAAGTTATGGGATCTTCAGCACCCCAAATACGAAGTAG